A region of uncultured Carboxylicivirga sp. DNA encodes the following proteins:
- a CDS encoding 2-hydroxyacyl-CoA dehydratase: MMKKKMNEEKSYLRSESFEAFRSFYKDSAQSGETLSSASPIKLRSTRSLITRRTTLLRESFKPDVNVMATSLLVPSELSWALNCVPLNLEMFSSLLASHSKIIELSNKGSLTAPRCSFINSVKGALVENLIPKPDILVSSSAYCEGVSYVFEDFRKEFGTDHFHIDLPVYANKESVPELAVQLKNLFLKMADSLGMSHDEALGNFKRVMYNSTLARKEFLELWQFRHENGPVDLGLEPLHWHMQFLPMWGDEKAVGICQRLKEEFVDYASHYEHDDEAVPIGFFGLIPYGRTEMWSILKENKAYMAFEGVNFLGDYILPDIENFERHTVDELFQNLAHNLISVPMRGGNIIEKSDFFMKEASDMGAKGMMIISHEHCQLLAPRLHELEDQATKNNLKVVSLGGDCILGMPKGPTNFRLRTFLTSITNVKANELDYKSLNPAKEQTLEGYRLGVDFGSGFSKYMLLDEKLDVKLSGVVSSGIDYPGLLHDITRKLAIDGPVRLGVAGIGSDNPIFKNLVHSQTTEINALIGSCRQLFQQRENLLVIDIGTQDVKILHFDNMYDAPWINTNKSCGAGTGMVLVQILERWKQTMPEVTFDTLDKWAMEATESEVINTTCGIFAVTNVVSALVQASEERRKYILRGLYDYVATQAIKLLPSQLQRGHEVYLTGGVASHETLKEVFRQRGFTLINPEKDIHPQFLVAFGTALSVPNS, translated from the coding sequence ATGATGAAGAAAAAAATGAATGAGGAAAAGTCTTACTTGAGAAGTGAGTCTTTTGAAGCGTTTCGTAGTTTCTATAAAGATTCTGCCCAAAGTGGGGAAACTTTAAGTTCTGCATCACCAATTAAATTGCGTTCAACCCGCAGTTTAATTACACGCAGAACTACTTTGTTGCGCGAGTCTTTTAAACCGGATGTTAATGTGATGGCGACTTCTTTGCTGGTTCCATCCGAATTATCGTGGGCATTAAATTGTGTTCCACTTAATTTAGAAATGTTTAGTTCATTATTGGCTTCACATTCAAAAATTATTGAGCTTTCTAATAAAGGAAGTCTTACTGCACCCAGGTGTAGTTTTATTAATTCAGTAAAGGGAGCGTTGGTTGAAAACCTGATTCCAAAACCAGATATTTTGGTTAGTTCCTCAGCATATTGCGAAGGGGTTAGTTATGTGTTTGAGGATTTCAGGAAGGAATTTGGGACAGATCATTTTCATATTGATTTGCCTGTATATGCAAATAAGGAATCGGTACCTGAATTGGCTGTTCAGTTGAAAAACCTGTTTCTGAAGATGGCTGATTCTTTAGGGATGAGTCACGACGAGGCTTTGGGGAATTTTAAGAGGGTTATGTACAACAGTACGTTGGCTCGAAAAGAATTCCTAGAATTATGGCAATTCAGACATGAAAATGGTCCGGTTGATTTGGGATTGGAACCTTTGCATTGGCACATGCAGTTTTTGCCAATGTGGGGTGACGAAAAAGCGGTTGGTATCTGTCAGCGTTTGAAGGAAGAGTTTGTAGATTATGCAAGTCATTATGAACATGATGATGAAGCCGTACCTATCGGATTTTTTGGACTTATACCTTATGGAAGAACTGAAATGTGGAGTATTCTAAAAGAGAATAAGGCATACATGGCATTTGAAGGTGTCAATTTTCTGGGTGATTATATTTTACCTGACATTGAAAACTTTGAAAGACATACTGTCGATGAGCTGTTCCAAAACTTGGCTCATAACCTGATTAGTGTGCCCATGCGAGGTGGAAATATCATTGAAAAGTCTGACTTTTTCATGAAGGAAGCTTCTGATATGGGTGCTAAAGGAATGATGATTATTTCCCATGAACATTGTCAGTTATTGGCTCCTCGTCTTCATGAATTGGAAGATCAGGCAACCAAAAATAACCTTAAAGTGGTATCACTGGGTGGTGATTGTATTTTAGGAATGCCAAAGGGACCAACTAATTTCCGTTTACGCACATTTCTGACTTCCATAACCAATGTAAAAGCAAATGAGCTTGATTATAAGAGCCTGAATCCGGCGAAAGAACAGACTCTGGAAGGGTATCGCCTGGGAGTTGATTTTGGAAGCGGCTTTAGTAAGTATATGTTGCTGGATGAAAAGCTGGATGTGAAACTGAGTGGAGTCGTTTCATCAGGTATAGATTATCCTGGTTTATTGCATGATATCACCCGAAAACTTGCTATTGACGGTCCAGTTCGACTTGGTGTTGCAGGTATTGGTAGTGATAATCCAATCTTTAAGAATTTGGTACATAGCCAAACAACTGAAATCAATGCATTGATAGGTTCATGTCGTCAACTTTTTCAGCAACGAGAGAATTTATTGGTTATCGATATAGGTACTCAGGATGTTAAAATTTTGCATTTTGATAATATGTATGATGCCCCTTGGATCAATACCAATAAAAGTTGTGGAGCAGGCACAGGAATGGTGTTGGTGCAGATTTTGGAACGTTGGAAACAAACCATGCCTGAAGTAACATTTGATACCTTGGATAAATGGGCAATGGAAGCAACCGAAAGTGAAGTGATCAACACCACATGCGGAATCTTTGCTGTAACTAATGTTGTGTCGGCATTGGTGCAGGCATCAGAAGAAAGAAGAAAATATATATTACGAGGTTTATACGATTATGTGGCAACTCAGGCGATTAAATTACTGCCTTCGCAATTACAACGCGGGCACGAAGTATATTTAACGGGAGGTGTTGCCAGTCATGAAACACTAAAAGAAGTGTTTCGACAACGTGGTTTTACATTAATTAATCCCGAAAAGGATATCCATCCACAATTTTTAGTGGCTTTTGGAACGGCCCTTTCGGTTCCTAATTCTTAA
- a CDS encoding YhcH/YjgK/YiaL family protein, translated as MAISGTLSTLFEQSDPDLFSTALNYLESTDLDEIFQQVEPGSPVEVEINGRELFAVFQSYETKSMKDSFFEGHKQYIDIQYIHSGTEQILVAPIERIVKDDTYNDTKDVYFPTVADFSTIRLSAGMGCILYPNDLHAPGVSVDVPSKIKKIVFKVAVK; from the coding sequence ATGGCAATTTCAGGAACATTATCAACGCTTTTTGAACAAAGTGATCCGGACTTATTCTCAACTGCATTAAATTATCTTGAATCAACTGATTTGGATGAAATTTTCCAACAGGTTGAGCCAGGTTCACCAGTCGAAGTTGAAATTAACGGACGTGAATTATTTGCTGTTTTTCAATCTTATGAGACCAAGTCAATGAAAGATTCATTTTTTGAGGGTCATAAACAATACATCGACATTCAATATATTCATAGCGGTACAGAACAAATTCTGGTTGCTCCTATTGAACGAATTGTAAAAGATGATACTTATAACGACACAAAGGATGTATATTTCCCAACTGTTGCTGATTTTTCAACAATAAGACTGAGTGCTGGTATGGGATGTATTTTATATCCGAATGATTTGCATGCGCCAGGAGTAAGTGTAGATGTACCATCAAAAATTAAGAAGATAGTATTTAAAGTCGCAGTTAAATAA
- a CDS encoding family 20 glycosylhydrolase, with product MKRFYFPILTALLALMTIACKKNVPADLNSVPFIPYPVMVNANGISYVLDDENIIEVVNNEELGAIAEYMKNQMQSITGLNFDVREVKMATGKNIFIGLSQESKTDESYELSITKAGVTLMAAQASGVFYGIQTILQGVEFNKSEGVWIMPGGEISDYAKYGYRGVMLDVARHFFSVDDVKRLIDLMAAYKLNHLHLHLSDDQGWRIEIKSWPKLTEIGGSTAVNGDEGGYYTQEDYKELIQYANERFITIIPEIDMPGHTNAALASYAELNCDGKVRELYEGIEVGFSTLCTRSEITYQFVDDVIRELSDLTEGPYIHIGGDESHVTELDDYVYFMNRVREITKKYGKVMIGWDEVAHADIDSNDIVQFWAKEENATLAVSKGAKVLMSPSKRTYLDMQYDSTTHIGLHWAAYIELDSAYIWKPEELVKGVGKEQIVGIESPLWTETITNSADMQYMMFPRLVGHAEIGWSQDKYLNWEEYKVRLAKHSAYLDRLGINYYKSPKVDWPVKE from the coding sequence ATGAAGAGGTTTTACTTTCCAATTTTAACTGCATTACTTGCCTTAATGACGATAGCTTGTAAAAAGAATGTTCCGGCTGATCTTAATTCGGTTCCATTTATTCCTTATCCGGTTATGGTTAATGCGAATGGCATTTCTTACGTCTTGGATGATGAAAATATTATCGAAGTTGTGAATAATGAAGAATTAGGTGCCATCGCTGAATATATGAAGAATCAGATGCAATCCATTACAGGATTGAATTTTGATGTGCGCGAAGTAAAAATGGCTACTGGTAAGAATATTTTTATTGGGCTTAGTCAGGAAAGTAAAACTGATGAATCGTATGAATTATCAATCACTAAAGCAGGAGTTACCTTAATGGCTGCTCAGGCCAGTGGTGTGTTTTATGGAATTCAAACCATTTTACAAGGTGTTGAGTTTAACAAATCCGAGGGTGTATGGATTATGCCGGGAGGAGAAATTTCAGATTATGCGAAATATGGTTACCGGGGAGTGATGCTTGATGTAGCACGTCATTTTTTTAGTGTTGATGATGTAAAACGCCTGATTGATTTGATGGCTGCCTATAAATTAAATCATTTGCATCTTCATCTTAGTGATGATCAGGGATGGCGCATCGAAATTAAATCATGGCCAAAACTGACTGAGATTGGAGGAAGTACTGCTGTTAATGGTGACGAAGGAGGTTATTATACCCAGGAAGATTATAAGGAACTGATTCAATATGCCAATGAACGCTTTATCACAATTATTCCCGAAATAGATATGCCTGGTCATACCAACGCAGCCTTAGCTTCATATGCCGAACTTAATTGTGATGGAAAAGTCAGGGAATTATACGAAGGTATCGAAGTAGGTTTTAGTACACTTTGCACAAGAAGTGAGATCACATATCAGTTTGTTGATGATGTTATCAGAGAATTATCAGATTTAACAGAAGGACCCTATATTCACATTGGTGGGGATGAATCTCATGTTACGGAATTAGATGATTATGTCTATTTTATGAACAGAGTAAGAGAAATTACTAAAAAGTACGGAAAGGTTATGATTGGTTGGGATGAGGTAGCTCATGCCGATATTGATAGCAATGATATAGTTCAATTTTGGGCTAAAGAAGAGAATGCCACGCTGGCTGTTTCAAAAGGAGCCAAAGTTCTTATGTCGCCATCAAAAAGGACTTATCTTGATATGCAATATGATTCAACTACACACATTGGATTACACTGGGCTGCTTATATAGAGTTAGACAGTGCTTATATTTGGAAGCCGGAAGAACTGGTAAAAGGTGTTGGTAAAGAACAAATTGTAGGAATTGAATCGCCTTTGTGGACTGAAACTATTACCAATTCAGCTGATATGCAGTATATGATGTTTCCCCGTTTGGTTGGGCATGCAGAGATTGGTTGGTCTCAGGATAAATATTTGAATTGGGAAGAATACAAAGTACGATTGGCAAAACATTCAGCTTACCTTGATAGGCTCGGAATTAATTATTATAAATCGCCAAAAGTCGATTGGCCTGTAAAAGAATAA
- a CDS encoding fumarate hydratase, protein MGDFKYQKPFPIKKDTTPYRLLTKEYVSTIEVDGRKILKVDPKGLELLSKEAFADVSFYLRPTHLQKLSDILQDDEASDNDRFVAHTMLMNQVVTAEGELPTCQDTGTAIVMAKKGEDVYTGSNDAEHLSRGIFETYRDRNLRYSQVVPYSMFEEKNTGTNLPAQIDIYAEQGNKYEFLFLTKGGGSGNKTFLYQQTKALLTEENLTAFVKDKIKDLGTSACPPYHLALVIGGTSAEATLAAVKKASAGYFDHLPTEGNDGGQAFRDLEWEAKVQKICQESTIGAQFGGKYFVHDVRVIRMPRHAASCPVGMGVSCSADRNVKAKITEDGIFLEELEKNPSRFVPKEAPHMAPAVDIDLDQPMEDVLKELTKYPIKTRLNLSGTLIVARDIAHARIKQMLDEGKPMPEYMKKHPVYYAGPAKTPKGMASGSFGPTTAGRMDPYVDLFQKHGGSMIMVAKGNRYKSVTEACKENGGFYLGSIGGPAAILAKHSIKSVEVVDFEELGMEAVRKIRVENFPAFIIVDDKGNDFFAKL, encoded by the coding sequence ATGGGTGATTTTAAATACCAAAAACCATTTCCTATCAAAAAGGATACTACGCCCTACCGATTGTTGACCAAAGAATACGTGTCGACAATTGAAGTTGATGGACGTAAGATATTAAAGGTTGATCCAAAAGGATTAGAACTTCTTTCAAAAGAGGCTTTTGCTGATGTTTCATTCTACCTTCGTCCAACACACCTTCAAAAGCTTTCTGATATCTTGCAGGATGATGAGGCTTCTGATAATGATCGATTTGTGGCTCATACAATGCTGATGAATCAGGTGGTAACTGCTGAAGGTGAACTTCCTACTTGTCAGGATACAGGAACAGCAATTGTTATGGCAAAGAAAGGGGAGGATGTTTATACTGGTTCAAACGATGCTGAACATTTGTCAAGAGGTATTTTTGAAACCTATCGCGATCGTAACCTTCGCTATTCACAAGTAGTTCCTTATTCAATGTTTGAAGAAAAGAATACAGGAACAAATTTACCTGCTCAGATTGATATTTATGCCGAGCAAGGTAATAAGTACGAGTTTTTATTCCTTACAAAAGGGGGAGGTTCCGGAAATAAAACATTTTTGTATCAGCAAACAAAAGCTTTATTGACAGAAGAGAATCTGACAGCCTTTGTAAAGGATAAAATTAAAGATTTAGGAACATCAGCTTGTCCTCCTTATCACCTTGCTTTAGTTATTGGTGGTACTTCGGCTGAAGCTACCCTGGCTGCAGTTAAAAAGGCTTCGGCTGGTTATTTCGATCATCTTCCAACAGAAGGAAACGACGGAGGTCAGGCTTTCCGTGACTTAGAATGGGAAGCTAAAGTGCAGAAGATTTGTCAGGAAAGTACAATCGGAGCTCAGTTCGGAGGAAAGTATTTTGTACATGATGTTCGTGTAATCCGAATGCCTCGTCATGCCGCTTCTTGCCCTGTAGGTATGGGGGTTAGTTGTAGTGCCGACCGTAATGTTAAAGCAAAAATTACTGAAGACGGTATCTTTTTGGAAGAGTTGGAAAAGAACCCATCACGTTTTGTTCCAAAAGAAGCTCCTCATATGGCACCTGCGGTTGATATTGATCTTGATCAGCCGATGGAAGATGTTTTAAAGGAACTAACTAAATATCCTATTAAAACAAGACTGAACCTATCCGGAACATTGATTGTTGCTCGTGATATCGCACATGCTCGAATCAAGCAAATGCTTGATGAAGGTAAACCAATGCCTGAGTATATGAAAAAGCATCCGGTTTACTATGCCGGACCAGCTAAAACACCTAAAGGTATGGCTTCTGGTAGTTTCGGACCAACCACAGCCGGTCGTATGGATCCATATGTTGATTTGTTCCAGAAACATGGAGGATCAATGATTATGGTTGCCAAAGGAAACAGATATAAGTCGGTGACAGAAGCCTGTAAAGAAAATGGTGGTTTCTACCTTGGATCTATTGGTGGTCCAGCTGCAATTCTTGCCAAACATTCAATTAAATCAGTTGAAGTGGTCGATTTCGAAGAATTAGGAATGGAAGCTGTTCGTAAGATTCGTGTAGAGAATTTTCCAGCTTTTATCATTGTTGATGATAAAGGGAATGATTTCTTTGCGAAATTATAA
- a CDS encoding sodium:alanine symporter family protein, whose amino-acid sequence MKAFEQTIIQISDFLWGTPLLVLLIGGGFFFTLYSKLIPFRHIGHAVDILRGKYDDPNEVGQINHFQALSTALAATVGMGNISGVAVAISEGGPGAIFWMWVSAIFGISTKYFTNTLAVMFRGKDDKGEIQGGPMYIITEGLGKKWKPLAVFFAVTAMFAVFPVFQSNQLTQVFRDVVLQPNGVQTGFFSDLITGLIIAFFMSIVIFGGIKRIGRVTSRMVPLMVIIYILVVFYIIFSHPDRLWHAISLIFTDAFTADAMLGGALGTIIITGVKRAAFSNEAGIGTAPLAHGAAKTNEPVREGLVAMLGPIVDTLIVCTMTALAILVTDVWQTNDINGITLTAMAFNKAIPTYGPYLLIVCVIFFALSTLITFPYYGNKCSVYLFGTKSKNIYNGFSVISAVVAAVVSINVVVAFIDSAYALMAFPNMIAALILAPHVKRATIKYFSKIKSHTNN is encoded by the coding sequence ATGAAAGCTTTTGAACAAACCATCATTCAGATTAGTGATTTTTTGTGGGGAACCCCATTATTAGTTTTACTTATTGGAGGAGGATTCTTTTTTACTTTATATAGTAAATTAATTCCTTTCCGTCATATTGGGCATGCAGTAGATATTCTCAGAGGTAAATACGACGATCCAAATGAGGTCGGCCAAATCAATCATTTCCAAGCACTTTCTACAGCTTTGGCTGCCACAGTTGGAATGGGAAACATAAGTGGTGTAGCAGTTGCCATTTCGGAAGGAGGACCGGGAGCTATCTTTTGGATGTGGGTAAGTGCAATATTTGGAATCTCAACAAAATATTTCACCAATACATTGGCCGTTATGTTCAGGGGGAAAGATGATAAAGGAGAGATTCAGGGTGGTCCAATGTACATTATCACGGAAGGTTTAGGTAAAAAATGGAAACCCTTGGCTGTCTTCTTTGCTGTTACAGCTATGTTTGCTGTATTTCCGGTATTCCAAAGTAACCAATTAACACAGGTTTTCCGAGATGTTGTTCTTCAGCCCAATGGTGTTCAAACAGGATTTTTCTCCGATTTGATTACAGGTCTGATCATCGCTTTCTTTATGTCCATTGTCATTTTTGGAGGAATAAAACGTATTGGCAGAGTTACATCCCGTATGGTTCCACTTATGGTAATCATATACATTCTGGTAGTGTTTTATATTATATTTTCACATCCCGACAGATTGTGGCATGCAATTTCATTGATTTTCACTGATGCTTTCACCGCTGATGCAATGTTGGGTGGCGCATTAGGAACAATCATTATTACCGGAGTTAAAAGAGCAGCCTTTTCAAATGAAGCTGGTATTGGAACTGCACCTTTGGCCCATGGAGCTGCTAAAACCAATGAACCGGTGCGTGAAGGATTGGTTGCCATGCTGGGGCCTATTGTTGATACTTTAATAGTTTGTACCATGACAGCACTTGCCATTTTGGTTACTGATGTCTGGCAAACCAATGATATCAATGGAATAACCTTAACCGCCATGGCATTTAATAAAGCTATCCCAACATACGGACCATATTTACTGATTGTATGCGTCATCTTTTTTGCACTCTCTACCTTAATCACTTTTCCTTATTATGGAAATAAATGTTCGGTTTATCTATTTGGCACAAAATCAAAAAACATATATAATGGGTTTAGTGTGATAAGCGCAGTTGTTGCGGCAGTAGTTTCAATCAATGTAGTTGTGGCATTCATTGATTCGGCTTATGCATTAATGGCATTCCCAAATATGATTGCAGCACTAATACTGGCACCTCATGTTAAACGCGCAACCATTAAATATTTCTCAAAGATCAAAAGTCACACAAATAATTGA
- a CDS encoding head GIN domain-containing protein, with protein sequence MKPILLASALFLFANFITNAQEKEQRTVSDFSKIEVSSGVNLYITQGEDIELIVEGDKSEMHKIITEVSNNTLKIYNKRNYMWGVKQAPKVYLTFKQLEELIAGGGSDVYGQSVLNAIKIKISTSGGADAYLEVVADEITLNSSGGSDIKIKGTTPKLIATASGGSDIDAGALKAQVADVTTSGGADAKVWVEKELTAKASGGSDIDYYGNPSLKNINESGGGDITQR encoded by the coding sequence ATGAAACCAATCTTATTAGCCTCTGCCCTCTTTCTTTTTGCAAACTTTATTACTAACGCACAGGAAAAAGAGCAGCGAACTGTTTCTGATTTTTCAAAGATAGAAGTATCATCCGGAGTGAATCTATATATTACTCAAGGTGAAGACATTGAACTCATTGTTGAAGGTGATAAAAGTGAAATGCATAAAATCATTACCGAAGTCAGCAATAACACATTAAAGATTTATAATAAACGAAACTATATGTGGGGCGTTAAGCAGGCTCCCAAAGTATATTTAACGTTTAAACAACTTGAGGAATTAATTGCAGGTGGTGGATCTGATGTTTATGGTCAAAGCGTGCTTAATGCGATTAAAATTAAAATATCTACATCAGGTGGTGCAGATGCTTACCTTGAGGTAGTAGCTGATGAAATAACACTAAATTCTTCAGGCGGTTCTGACATTAAAATTAAAGGAACAACACCAAAACTAATCGCAACTGCAAGCGGAGGTTCAGATATTGATGCAGGAGCTTTGAAAGCCCAGGTTGCTGATGTAACAACTTCGGGTGGTGCTGATGCAAAAGTCTGGGTTGAAAAAGAGTTAACGGCTAAAGCTTCAGGTGGAAGTGACATTGATTATTATGGAAATCCATCCCTTAAAAACATTAACGAATCAGGTGGTGGAGACATTACACAACGATAA
- a CDS encoding DUF4382 domain-containing protein, with protein MNRLLLLIMAVAFFACSESPKEAKLQLFLTDAPSDYDEVLIDIEDVRINVSSEDDDSGWRSLSDINSGVYNLLDFTNGLDTLLGEYVMPAGKISQIRLVLGENNKVMVDGEYYDLDTPSAQSSGLKLNVHADLEEGITYRMWLDFDAGRSIVDKGNGGYSLKPVIRTFTEATSGAIKGMVTPVDAKPYVMAITAVEDTFSTYADTVSGYFLVKGLEEGSYKVVLEPRDDDYSKISIEDVMVDIGVVTDLETINFDE; from the coding sequence ATGAATAGATTATTATTGTTAATTATGGCAGTGGCTTTTTTTGCTTGCAGTGAGTCACCTAAAGAAGCCAAACTTCAATTATTTTTAACTGATGCCCCTTCTGATTATGATGAAGTATTAATCGACATTGAAGATGTACGGATTAATGTCTCATCTGAAGATGATGATAGTGGTTGGAGATCACTTAGTGATATTAATTCAGGTGTTTATAATTTGCTTGATTTCACCAACGGTTTAGACACCTTATTAGGTGAATATGTTATGCCAGCAGGTAAAATCTCTCAAATTCGTTTGGTGTTGGGAGAAAATAATAAGGTAATGGTAGATGGCGAATATTACGACTTGGACACTCCCTCGGCTCAATCATCTGGTTTGAAACTTAATGTTCATGCTGATTTGGAAGAAGGAATTACTTATCGTATGTGGTTGGATTTTGATGCAGGACGCTCAATTGTGGACAAGGGTAATGGCGGCTATTCATTAAAGCCTGTTATTCGAACTTTTACAGAGGCTACCAGTGGCGCCATTAAAGGAATGGTTACTCCGGTTGATGCAAAACCATATGTTATGGCTATAACGGCAGTAGAGGATACTTTTAGTACCTATGCTGATACTGTTTCAGGGTATTTTCTTGTGAAAGGATTGGAAGAAGGTTCTTATAAAGTAGTTTTAGAGCCAAGGGATGATGATTATTCTAAGATATCAATTGAGGATGTGATGGTTGATATCGGAGTTGTTACTGATTTAGAAACGATCAATTTTGATGAATAA